The following proteins are co-located in the Desulfurococcus amylolyticus Z-533 genome:
- a CDS encoding glycosyl hydrolase 53 family protein: MNRLPRLVGPLILVASLLAPLLSLIIINAQSSSTIHVNPVPGLSRDFLRGLDLSEVSWILGLGGKYYYEDGREGDILDIIADNGVNAVRLRVWNNPYDENGVPYGGGNCDLERMTQFASKVKSRGFKLLIDFHYSDWWADPSKQYKPKAWANLSFNELVSTVYNWTRDALLYMKNNNALPDMVQVGNEINNGFLWPDGRVENWTQFVTLLKSAIKAIRDIDPSIKVVIHLSGNRELDYYVNFFERLANDGVDYNVIALSYYTYWHGSLEKLKQIASTLTSRFNKEIILAEIAYPWTLEDADGYPNLFSSRDQEIKGGYRASVQGQASLIRDIIEALYESAGDKALGVFYWGAAWIPVPGAGWKTGEGNPWENQALFDFNGKALPSLRVFRMIYEAEYIEVKPVGLYNPGPLNVTAYAGSKPVLLENTLVVYSDDSIRNAAIKWGEIPVYESPGTYYLNGYVENTSIMVVARITVLERLYIDVGDPEGDDKGPGTYGYPTASVYAPGVFDIVRASLEVESEDLVVRVYFKNLGGNPWNGPNGFSLQYIQVYIRTTNPLTTNKVYRRDTFGLNIELRDDYAWQYALLISPGWGSGPLPDGELSSLHYANGTVLVEGKGFKVSSNTSDNYVDVRIPLNLLSDWENLKSWKIIVAVASWAGENPDRIRSFAPGGGEWLSDPVAYANESSKPLIQSALLVNVLPKMYDLLIYSQEYPHGLTADQQYTWLMGFNPSKSTLAIIPPEVKQIETVTQTITTTITTTLLSTTEKTVSIYETQTGYPGYTVNTVIGVALLSLALGIGVGYFLLRLQRK, from the coding sequence TTGAATCGGTTGCCAAGGCTTGTCGGCCCCCTCATCCTAGTTGCTTCATTACTGGCTCCTCTGCTATCCCTGATAATAATAAATGCTCAGAGCAGTAGCACTATACATGTGAACCCGGTCCCGGGGTTGTCGAGGGATTTCCTCAGGGGTCTAGACCTCTCAGAGGTTTCATGGATCCTGGGGTTGGGTGGAAAATATTATTATGAGGATGGGAGAGAAGGCGATATACTTGACATAATTGCTGATAACGGCGTCAACGCTGTTAGACTGAGGGTTTGGAATAACCCATATGATGAAAATGGTGTTCCATATGGTGGTGGAAACTGTGACCTTGAAAGGATGACACAGTTCGCCTCTAAAGTAAAAAGCAGGGGGTTTAAGCTCCTCATTGATTTCCACTATAGCGACTGGTGGGCGGATCCCTCAAAGCAATATAAGCCAAAGGCATGGGCTAACCTTTCATTCAATGAACTAGTGAGTACAGTTTATAATTGGACTAGGGACGCACTATTATACATGAAGAACAATAATGCATTACCAGACATGGTTCAAGTTGGCAACGAGATAAACAATGGTTTCCTATGGCCCGATGGGCGCGTCGAGAACTGGACTCAATTCGTGACCCTGTTAAAGTCTGCTATAAAAGCTATCCGCGACATAGATCCCTCAATCAAGGTCGTTATACATCTATCTGGTAACAGAGAGTTAGACTACTATGTCAACTTCTTCGAGAGGCTTGCCAATGATGGGGTAGACTATAATGTCATAGCGTTATCATACTATACATACTGGCATGGTAGCCTCGAAAAACTGAAGCAGATAGCCTCAACCCTAACCTCCAGGTTTAACAAGGAGATCATACTAGCCGAGATAGCATACCCATGGACGCTGGAAGATGCCGATGGATACCCGAATTTATTTAGCAGTAGGGATCAGGAGATTAAAGGCGGGTACAGGGCCAGCGTACAAGGTCAGGCAAGCCTCATTAGAGACATAATCGAGGCCCTGTATGAATCAGCTGGGGATAAGGCCTTAGGTGTATTCTACTGGGGTGCAGCCTGGATCCCTGTGCCGGGTGCAGGCTGGAAGACTGGTGAGGGCAATCCATGGGAAAATCAAGCTTTATTTGACTTTAATGGGAAGGCCCTACCATCGCTGAGAGTGTTCAGAATGATCTACGAGGCCGAGTACATCGAGGTGAAGCCTGTAGGGCTATATAATCCCGGACCATTAAATGTAACAGCCTATGCTGGTTCAAAACCTGTTCTACTGGAGAACACTCTGGTAGTCTACTCGGATGACTCAATTAGAAACGCTGCAATCAAATGGGGTGAAATACCGGTATATGAGTCACCTGGCACATACTACCTTAATGGATACGTGGAAAACACCAGTATAATGGTTGTAGCCAGGATCACAGTCTTGGAGAGGTTGTACATAGATGTGGGAGACCCCGAGGGAGACGATAAGGGGCCGGGAACATATGGCTATCCAACAGCATCCGTGTACGCTCCAGGAGTATTCGATATTGTGAGAGCTAGTTTAGAGGTGGAGAGCGAGGACTTAGTTGTAAGAGTCTACTTTAAGAACCTAGGTGGGAACCCCTGGAATGGGCCCAATGGCTTTAGCCTACAGTATATTCAAGTATATATACGTACAACAAATCCGCTAACGACTAACAAGGTGTATAGGAGGGATACTTTTGGACTTAATATAGAGCTCAGAGATGATTATGCATGGCAATACGCGTTACTTATATCACCTGGATGGGGTTCGGGACCTCTTCCAGATGGCGAGTTATCCTCGTTACACTATGCCAATGGAACAGTCCTCGTGGAGGGCAAGGGCTTCAAGGTATCATCAAACACGAGTGATAACTATGTAGATGTAAGGATACCGTTGAATCTGCTCTCGGACTGGGAAAACTTGAAGTCTTGGAAGATAATTGTAGCTGTTGCAAGCTGGGCTGGTGAAAACCCTGATCGTATAAGGTCATTTGCACCGGGAGGTGGAGAATGGCTTTCAGACCCCGTGGCCTACGCTAATGAATCATCTAAGCCACTTATACAGTCAGCATTACTCGTGAATGTATTGCCGAAGATGTATGATTTATTAATTTACTCCCAGGAATATCCACATGGATTAACCGCGGATCAACAGTATACATGGTTAATGGGTTTCAACCCCTCTAAATCCACCTTAGCGATTATTCCACCCGAGGTAAAACAAATAGAAACTGTGACACAGACTATAACTACGACCATTACAACCACACTGCTGTCGACCACAGAGAAAACCGTGAGTATATATGAGACGCAAACAGGGTATCCCGGTTACACGGTAAACACTGTGATCGGTGTAGCATTACTGTCACTAGCACTGGGTATTGGAGTAGGGTATTTCTTGTTAAGACTACAGAGGAAGTGA
- a CDS encoding extracellular solute-binding protein: MTLTAITKTSAIIIVIIAIIAVAGGVLLLTQQPAQPPSTTTTTTTQTSTTTTMTTTTTTTTTTTTTPVGSTITIGNVTIRVPEEFAKFVENVKTGNVKVTIYFGHALNPEERDSFIKVIGAFEQEYPGIDVVEKRYGGMGELQSAVIAAASLPPSQRESLVGQAPDVFNWAHDWIGWFADSGYLVPLEDYIGYDAVDDISQNILPSAMSSVTYLGKTYGLPYAGEALALYVNTGLVPNPPTTFNELKTLMEQFYKPSEGKYGIAGQIAGQYHTNPWVTAFGGFYYDDVSKELGYLKPETAEGLKFFVANILRYMDVSDLGNDYQRRLFGEGKTPFYISGPWDVKYAVETLGVNNFTVVPLPSINDRIPKPWSGFRTIYVSVMATAGGKERTYASILFALYIALDDKAILTLVNELGYIPVKPSVADYVRTNINANPLYKIVLGFYEQLGKSVPMPKDANMQKVWGADTYLQAIWKAYSDAISSGKSPDDAVQAAIAQVDKALSDAYNDISAKIKK; the protein is encoded by the coding sequence ATGACGTTAACAGCTATAACTAAAACCTCGGCCATCATAATTGTTATCATCGCAATCATAGCGGTGGCCGGTGGAGTACTCCTATTGACTCAACAACCAGCCCAGCCACCATCAACAACCACTACTACAACAACCCAGACGTCCACCACAACAACTATGACAACCACCACTACCACAACTACTACGACAACCACTACACCGGTGGGCTCTACAATAACAATTGGTAATGTCACCATAAGGGTACCTGAGGAGTTTGCTAAGTTTGTTGAGAATGTCAAGACAGGTAATGTCAAGGTGACGATATACTTTGGGCATGCATTAAACCCTGAGGAAAGAGACTCATTCATTAAAGTCATAGGGGCCTTTGAACAAGAATATCCAGGAATAGATGTCGTAGAGAAGAGATATGGGGGAATGGGTGAGCTTCAAAGCGCGGTCATAGCTGCTGCATCGCTTCCACCATCACAAAGGGAAAGCCTTGTTGGCCAGGCTCCCGACGTGTTTAACTGGGCCCATGACTGGATTGGTTGGTTTGCTGATTCCGGGTACCTTGTGCCGCTTGAAGATTATATAGGATATGATGCAGTTGACGATATATCTCAGAACATACTTCCATCAGCTATGAGCTCTGTTACGTATCTGGGTAAGACGTATGGCCTCCCATATGCTGGTGAGGCATTAGCACTCTATGTGAATACAGGGCTGGTTCCAAACCCGCCGACAACATTCAATGAGTTAAAGACCTTAATGGAGCAGTTCTATAAGCCGAGCGAGGGTAAATATGGGATAGCCGGTCAGATCGCGGGCCAATACCATACTAATCCCTGGGTCACAGCGTTCGGTGGTTTCTACTATGATGACGTGAGTAAGGAACTAGGCTACTTAAAGCCTGAGACAGCCGAGGGCCTCAAGTTCTTCGTGGCCAACATCCTACGGTACATGGATGTATCCGACCTCGGCAACGATTATCAGAGGAGACTATTTGGCGAGGGTAAGACCCCATTCTATATATCTGGGCCATGGGATGTCAAGTACGCTGTTGAAACATTAGGTGTCAACAACTTCACTGTTGTTCCACTACCATCGATTAATGATAGAATACCTAAGCCGTGGAGTGGATTTAGAACAATATATGTCTCGGTTATGGCTACGGCTGGAGGTAAGGAGAGAACATATGCTAGTATATTGTTTGCATTATACATCGCCCTAGATGATAAAGCTATTCTAACACTTGTCAACGAGCTTGGATACATCCCAGTCAAGCCGAGTGTAGCTGATTATGTGAGGACAAACATAAATGCAAACCCGCTCTACAAGATAGTACTAGGATTCTATGAACAGCTAGGAAAAAGTGTTCCAATGCCGAAGGACGCGAATATGCAGAAGGTCTGGGGAGCCGATACGTATCTCCAAGCAATATGGAAGGCGTATTCAGATGCTATAAGCTCTGGTAAATCACCAGATGATGCTGTGCAAGCTGCGATCGCTCAGGTGGATAAGGCACTCAGTGACGCCTATAACGATATATCTGCAAAGATAAAGAAATAA
- a CDS encoding carbohydrate ABC transporter permease — MSSKRKILFPTRIALILVMPALILYLFFNTWPMIFSIGIAFTDATQKNISPSPEAIGNWENATRCAINLRDKPEYKEKASGLVNSTVSSLMDVYGNLTGIKNYIEAGGDFLNTPLSYLRGLDRSVRTLMRVSEEFKMYFNCTELGYPTSISPISKEMLEKFDALSTLSGRLQNPGAYDNKTYYNEVVTGYNITIELVNYFKRLETDYEGYMNEFIASAQNELDSLQLKFIGLENFKKLFYDPRFYNSLYKTMLFVATSVPLKVGFGVLLALFYSSELLRGRRIMRALIIVPWAMPFLLSALTWKFLFIPNGQLGQLLGLNMNNREWDAFLVYNLFETWLAYPFIMTITQGALGGVPKEVIEASYIDGANAFTRLRKVIFPLIKKPVLVASISTTGASLQAFLVPLTLNGAGPTGYICAPFVGCTAGYMNEMLIVFGYYRVIIDQEYGYAASVYLVILAIILVYVTLWLKLLMGKGGK; from the coding sequence ATGAGCTCTAAGAGGAAAATCCTTTTTCCCACACGCATCGCGCTTATCTTGGTAATGCCGGCATTGATCTTGTATTTATTTTTTAATACATGGCCAATGATATTCTCCATAGGAATAGCATTTACAGATGCTACTCAGAAGAATATATCGCCTAGTCCAGAAGCCATAGGCAACTGGGAGAACGCGACCCGGTGTGCTATTAACCTTAGAGACAAGCCGGAGTACAAGGAGAAAGCCTCCGGCCTAGTGAATTCCACAGTAAGTAGCCTAATGGATGTATATGGCAACTTGACAGGGATAAAAAACTATATCGAGGCCGGTGGAGACTTCTTGAATACGCCTCTAAGCTACTTAAGAGGGTTAGATCGATCTGTTAGGACATTAATGAGGGTGTCAGAAGAGTTCAAGATGTACTTCAACTGCACCGAGCTAGGTTACCCCACAAGTATATCACCGATCTCTAAAGAAATGCTTGAGAAATTTGATGCATTAAGTACGTTGAGTGGAAGGCTTCAAAACCCGGGTGCATATGATAATAAGACCTACTATAATGAGGTTGTCACCGGATACAATATAACCATTGAGCTGGTAAACTACTTTAAGCGTCTTGAGACGGATTACGAGGGATATATGAATGAATTCATAGCGAGTGCCCAGAATGAACTGGATTCACTACAGTTGAAGTTCATAGGGTTGGAGAACTTCAAGAAGCTATTCTATGACCCGAGATTCTATAACTCACTATATAAGACAATGCTCTTTGTTGCTACTAGTGTGCCGCTCAAGGTTGGATTCGGCGTTCTACTCGCCTTATTTTATTCCTCGGAGCTCCTCAGAGGCAGGAGAATAATGAGAGCCCTCATTATTGTTCCATGGGCAATGCCATTTCTACTCTCAGCACTCACATGGAAGTTCCTGTTTATACCTAATGGTCAACTAGGCCAATTACTCGGGCTTAACATGAATAACAGGGAGTGGGATGCATTCCTAGTGTACAACCTATTTGAGACGTGGCTTGCTTACCCATTCATAATGACTATAACACAAGGTGCTCTTGGAGGAGTACCGAAAGAAGTCATAGAGGCATCATATATTGATGGTGCTAATGCCTTTACAAGACTAAGGAAAGTGATATTTCCATTGATCAAGAAGCCCGTGCTGGTGGCATCGATCTCGACGACGGGTGCCTCGTTACAGGCATTCCTTGTACCGCTGACGCTTAATGGTGCAGGTCCCACTGGATACATTTGTGCACCGTTTGTCGGTTGCACAGCAGGGTATATGAATGAGATGCTGATAGTGTTCGGATATTATAGGGTCATAATTGACCAGGAATACGGATATGCTGCCTCAGTCTACCTTGTTATCCTGGCAATAATACTGGTTTATGTAACTCTATGGCTTAAACTACTAATGGGGAAAGGTGGTAAGTAG